In Oscillatoria acuminata PCC 6304, a single window of DNA contains:
- a CDS encoding sensor histidine kinase, giving the protein MYKWVLPTISEVLAQAGKADNSSDPGMGLTGEDPGDRNGPTPRPDAATVWLRRIRADRQWQGAVASVCSLLDGELAGDHPDTHNPLSTKGLVLSGPVPVLTQSPHLEQFSTWTFAGVQQSGAGLSSSLFFPTTDSGSDAPNPTVLPLLTGDPLAREQFCLVLTARFSLVMLVGLNPQGQPAFQFSFDPETIALVWQGLRSRLLPFKNQTAISTLDQQFQRFHPCTPDYKIVCQFTQQLLEYLPDPLELDREMLNEMETFAADWTGWGSSMRALPQSGEDCPNGEAEICWEVSRPDGNSRVSTSGERRTALNNPDPGTAKTLRSKGGKAVGTVSAKTANPRKPAIDQPLDDLRDAASKNVRNQAPALDVELLQAIAHEVRTPLATIRTLTRLLLKRRHLDAEIIKRLEAIDRECSEQIDRFGLFFRAVELETTKDAHAPVHLTSTSLTQVLNSCIPRWEKQASRRNLTLDVILPQKMPSVVSDPSLLDQVLTGAIDNFTSTLPAGGKLRVEISLAGHQLKVELHSQTHASVNSEPSVSGTQALKSLGQMLMFQPETGNLSLNLSVTKNLFQALGGKLIVRNRHQHGQVLTIFLPLEMRG; this is encoded by the coding sequence GTGTACAAGTGGGTCTTACCAACGATTAGCGAGGTTTTAGCACAGGCGGGGAAAGCCGACAATTCCTCGGACCCAGGGATGGGTTTGACTGGGGAAGATCCGGGCGATCGCAACGGGCCCACCCCCCGTCCAGATGCCGCAACGGTGTGGTTGCGCCGAATTCGGGCCGATCGCCAATGGCAAGGGGCCGTCGCCTCCGTCTGCTCTCTCCTCGATGGCGAACTGGCAGGCGATCACCCGGATACCCACAATCCCCTCTCTACCAAAGGGTTAGTTTTATCCGGTCCCGTCCCCGTTTTAACCCAATCCCCCCACTTAGAACAGTTCTCAACCTGGACCTTTGCGGGGGTGCAGCAGTCCGGCGCAGGGTTATCCTCCTCCCTGTTCTTCCCCACCACAGATAGCGGTTCCGATGCCCCCAACCCGACGGTTTTACCCCTGCTCACCGGGGACCCCTTGGCCCGCGAACAATTTTGTTTGGTCTTAACGGCGCGGTTTAGTCTGGTTATGTTAGTGGGATTAAACCCCCAGGGACAACCGGCGTTTCAGTTTTCCTTTGACCCCGAGACGATCGCCTTGGTGTGGCAAGGGTTGCGATCGCGTCTGCTTCCCTTCAAAAATCAGACCGCTATTTCCACCTTAGATCAGCAGTTCCAACGGTTCCACCCCTGCACCCCAGACTACAAAATTGTCTGTCAGTTTACCCAACAGCTTCTGGAATATCTCCCCGACCCCCTAGAACTCGACCGCGAAATGCTCAATGAAATGGAAACATTCGCGGCAGATTGGACCGGGTGGGGTTCCTCCATGCGGGCCTTACCCCAATCCGGAGAGGATTGTCCCAATGGTGAAGCGGAGATTTGCTGGGAGGTATCCCGTCCCGATGGCAATTCTCGGGTCTCGACCTCTGGGGAACGCCGAACGGCCCTGAACAATCCGGACCCGGGGACTGCCAAAACTTTGAGGTCCAAGGGTGGAAAAGCTGTGGGAACCGTCTCGGCCAAAACGGCGAATCCCCGGAAACCGGCGATCGACCAACCCTTAGATGACCTGCGGGATGCCGCGAGTAAGAACGTCCGAAACCAAGCCCCGGCCTTGGATGTGGAATTATTACAGGCGATCGCTCACGAAGTTAGAACCCCTTTAGCCACCATCCGCACCCTCACCCGACTCTTACTCAAACGCCGTCATCTCGATGCTGAGATTATCAAACGCTTAGAAGCGATTGATCGTGAATGTAGCGAGCAAATCGACCGCTTTGGGTTATTTTTCCGGGCAGTGGAATTAGAAACCACCAAGGATGCTCACGCGCCGGTGCACCTAACTTCCACCTCCCTCACCCAGGTATTAAATAGTTGTATCCCGCGCTGGGAAAAACAAGCCAGCCGACGCAACCTCACCTTAGATGTGATTTTGCCGCAAAAAATGCCCTCGGTAGTCAGTGACCCTTCCTTGTTGGATCAAGTCCTCACCGGGGCGATCGATAACTTCACCTCCACCCTACCTGCCGGAGGCAAACTCCGGGTGGAAATTTCCCTAGCGGGTCATCAGTTGAAGGTAGAACTCCACTCTCAAACCCATGCCTCCGTCAATTCCGAACCCTCGGTTTCCGGGACTCAGGCCCTCAAATCTCTCGGTCAAATGTTGATGTTTCAGCCAGAAACCGGCAACCTCAGCCTGAATCTAAGCGTGACTAAAAACCTGTTTCAAGCCTTGGGGGGTAAACTGATTGTCCGCAACCGTCACCAACATGGACAAGTGCTGACAATCTTCTTACCCTTGGAAATGCGGGGATAA
- a CDS encoding ATP-binding protein gives MNLSTNQDVSLYDCALSAIAPPHPLQVSYPSFKGMVGGVFDLLIEQKIPATLWVKLPDWCNWQGDLNRYRNLLGSTNPVYILHPRQGEETAKTRDEEIEEEGGTGGTNPLYSRQRYSFFQQRSPAKQNSFDRHLHRHSPPYSAPLTCGIDENSLISDEGTIFMPTKTTLPLCSIQLMLNSKLNEEYFLIVLSPELSVAILASPAQSKGVESHSHRESHPNKTLVALYSLDQQTIQQVFDGLKVSVSKGRCQSCPISEENQYPIETSGRVCENLLANWDIAFGHMELSKPDPLLLGHLFSKQLQRLEQQGQELAGEGELAALQRQNQELLDALKFKDEFLNKIGQELRTPLTNMKTALSLLDSPKLKPAQRDRYSALLHQSCDRQNALIEGFLELVRLESEVDQAKMEGIRLGELVPGIVSTYQPIAQEKGVLLAYTLRSTLPPVVCTRDWIKKIVINLLQNAIKFTGSGGEVWVRSKQQGDYVQLEFRDTGTGIPPGEIPKIFEAFYRGRQAINDDIEGAGLGLTIVQQLLLHSGGSITVKSRVGRGSVFSILLPVYNESDGEW, from the coding sequence ATGAATTTATCAACAAATCAGGATGTGTCTCTTTATGATTGCGCCCTCAGTGCGATCGCGCCGCCTCATCCCTTGCAAGTTTCCTACCCATCTTTTAAGGGTATGGTGGGCGGTGTATTTGACCTGCTGATCGAACAAAAAATCCCAGCCACGTTGTGGGTAAAGCTGCCAGATTGGTGCAACTGGCAGGGAGACCTTAATCGCTACCGAAATTTGCTCGGTAGCACGAATCCGGTCTATATCCTTCACCCCAGGCAGGGTGAGGAAACTGCAAAAACTCGGGATGAAGAGATAGAGGAGGAAGGAGGAACCGGAGGAACCAACCCATTATATTCCCGACAGCGATACAGCTTTTTTCAGCAGCGATCGCCGGCTAAACAGAACAGCTTCGATCGCCACCTCCATCGTCACAGTCCCCCCTACAGCGCACCCTTAACCTGCGGCATTGATGAGAATTCCCTGATTAGCGATGAGGGAACAATCTTCATGCCGACAAAAACTACTTTACCCTTATGCTCCATTCAGTTAATGCTCAATAGCAAACTGAACGAGGAATATTTTCTGATTGTGTTGTCCCCGGAATTATCCGTGGCAATTTTAGCCAGTCCCGCCCAATCCAAAGGGGTCGAATCCCATTCTCATCGAGAATCCCACCCAAATAAAACCCTAGTTGCCCTTTATTCCCTAGACCAACAAACGATTCAACAGGTCTTCGATGGATTAAAAGTATCGGTGAGTAAAGGGCGGTGCCAGAGTTGTCCAATTTCTGAGGAGAATCAATACCCGATCGAGACTTCTGGGCGAGTTTGCGAGAATTTACTTGCCAATTGGGACATTGCCTTTGGTCACATGGAACTGTCCAAACCAGACCCTTTATTATTGGGACATTTATTTAGCAAGCAACTCCAGCGACTGGAACAACAGGGACAAGAATTGGCCGGGGAGGGAGAACTGGCCGCATTGCAACGACAAAATCAAGAACTGTTGGATGCGTTGAAGTTTAAAGACGAGTTTCTGAATAAGATTGGACAGGAACTTCGCACACCGTTAACGAACATGAAAACGGCCTTGAGTTTGCTGGATTCCCCGAAACTCAAACCGGCGCAAAGAGACCGATATAGTGCGCTGTTGCATCAGTCTTGCGATCGGCAAAATGCCTTAATCGAAGGATTCCTTGAACTGGTGCGCCTAGAAAGCGAGGTAGATCAAGCGAAGATGGAGGGCATCCGCTTAGGAGAACTCGTCCCGGGAATCGTCAGTACCTATCAACCGATCGCCCAGGAAAAAGGGGTACTCCTCGCCTACACCCTCCGCAGCACTCTACCCCCAGTGGTTTGCACCCGAGATTGGATCAAAAAAATTGTCATTAATTTGCTGCAAAATGCGATTAAATTCACCGGGTCCGGTGGAGAAGTTTGGGTGCGTTCCAAGCAACAAGGAGATTACGTTCAACTAGAATTTCGCGATACGGGTACCGGCATTCCCCCAGGGGAAATTCCTAAGATTTTTGAAGCCTTTTATCGGGGTCGTCAAGCCATTAATGATGATATAGAAGGAGCAGGACTTGGTTTAACCATTGTCCAACAGCTTTTACTCCATTCCGGGGGTTCAATTACGGTCAAAAGTCGAGTCGGACGGGGTTCGGTGTTTAGCATTTTATTACCCGTTTACAACGAAAGCGATGGGGAATGGTGA
- a CDS encoding UDP-N-acetylmuramoyl-L-alanyl-D-glutamate--2,6-diaminopimelate ligase produces MKLKALLPSILLETLDKEALEIEVTGLSTNSHGCKPGDLFIGMPGTRVDGGDFWPSAIAAGAVAALVSPQAAQKHPPQSDAVVIPVADMTAACAQVAAAFYGEPGKKLNLIGITGTNGKTTTTHLVEFILQKVQKPTALLGTLYVRWPGFEQVAAHTTPFAVDLNHQLSDAVQAGCEFGVMEVSSHSLAQGRVQGLPFQVGIFTNLTQDHLDFHATMEDYFEAKAKLFSAEYLQGCAVVNIDDSYGQRLAERLSGDKLWGYSTHNSQADLWTSDIEYEPAGVKGMLHTPVGNAKFSLPLVGQYNVENMLAAVGAALHFGIPLAEIVAVLPEFPGVPGRMEQVLIKPDQDISAIVDYAHTPDSLENVLKATRPFISGKLICVFGCGGDRDRTKRPIMGKIAAELADVVVVTSDNPRTEDPEQILKDVAAGIPQSISARVIGDRAIAIRTAILEAKPGDGVVIAGKGHEDYQILGTEKIHFDDREQAREALNQRFAAVV; encoded by the coding sequence ATGAAGCTCAAAGCGTTATTACCCAGCATTCTGTTAGAGACCCTTGACAAGGAAGCGCTGGAAATCGAGGTCACGGGTTTAAGTACCAATTCTCATGGGTGCAAACCTGGGGATCTCTTTATTGGAATGCCGGGAACCCGGGTAGATGGCGGTGATTTTTGGCCCTCGGCGATCGCAGCCGGTGCGGTGGCAGCCTTAGTCAGTCCTCAAGCGGCGCAAAAACACCCACCCCAATCTGATGCCGTGGTGATTCCCGTGGCAGATATGACCGCTGCCTGTGCCCAGGTAGCCGCAGCCTTTTATGGGGAACCGGGGAAAAAACTCAATTTAATTGGGATAACCGGGACCAATGGCAAAACGACAACGACTCATTTAGTGGAGTTTATTCTCCAGAAGGTCCAAAAACCCACGGCGCTATTAGGGACCCTGTATGTCCGGTGGCCGGGATTTGAACAGGTGGCGGCCCATACGACCCCGTTTGCGGTGGACTTGAATCATCAGTTAAGTGATGCAGTCCAGGCGGGATGCGAATTTGGGGTGATGGAAGTCAGTTCCCATTCCTTGGCCCAGGGACGGGTGCAGGGGTTGCCGTTTCAAGTCGGGATTTTTACGAATTTGACCCAGGACCACCTCGATTTCCATGCAACGATGGAGGATTACTTCGAGGCCAAAGCCAAGCTGTTCAGTGCCGAATATTTGCAAGGTTGCGCGGTGGTGAATATTGATGATAGCTATGGACAACGCTTGGCGGAACGGTTGAGTGGGGATAAGTTGTGGGGTTATAGCACCCACAATTCCCAGGCGGATTTATGGACCAGTGATATTGAGTATGAACCGGCAGGGGTGAAGGGAATGCTACATACGCCGGTGGGTAATGCCAAGTTTTCTTTGCCCTTGGTGGGACAATACAATGTAGAAAATATGCTGGCGGCAGTGGGGGCGGCCCTGCATTTTGGGATTCCGTTGGCGGAGATTGTGGCAGTGTTGCCGGAGTTTCCGGGAGTGCCAGGACGGATGGAACAGGTGCTGATTAAGCCGGACCAGGATATTAGCGCGATCGTGGATTATGCTCATACGCCGGATAGTTTGGAAAATGTGCTGAAGGCGACGCGACCTTTTATTTCGGGGAAATTAATTTGTGTGTTTGGGTGCGGGGGCGATCGCGATCGCACCAAACGTCCGATTATGGGTAAAATTGCGGCAGAATTGGCCGATGTAGTGGTGGTGACTTCGGATAATCCTCGGACTGAAGACCCGGAACAGATTTTAAAGGATGTGGCGGCAGGGATTCCTCAGAGTATTTCAGCGCGAGTGATTGGCGATCGCGCGATCGCAATTCGGACCGCCATCCTGGAAGCAAAACCCGGTGATGGGGTGGTGATTGCCGGTAAGGGCCATGAAGATTATCAAATTCTCGGGACAGAAAAAATCCATTTTGATGACCGAGAACAAGCGCGGGAGGCGTTAAATCAACGGTTTGCCGCTGTGGTTTAA
- a CDS encoding glutaredoxin family protein — MRLILYSKPDCHLCEGLQEKIEQIRDLKFELEVRDITTQAEWFAAYQYEIPVLCRVIDPDPDSENQAKEEPLPRPSPRASVQQVQQMLQQYFPKNDSQ; from the coding sequence ATGCGATTAATTTTGTACAGCAAGCCGGATTGCCACCTCTGCGAGGGGTTGCAGGAAAAAATAGAACAGATTCGGGACTTGAAATTTGAGCTAGAGGTGCGCGACATTACCACCCAGGCCGAGTGGTTCGCCGCTTATCAGTATGAAATCCCCGTGCTCTGTCGGGTGATTGACCCGGACCCAGACTCGGAAAATCAGGCAAAAGAGGAACCCTTGCCCAGGCCCTCTCCTCGGGCTTCGGTGCAGCAAGTGCAGCAAATGTTACAGCAATACTTTCCGAAAAATGATTCACAATAG
- the cysH gene encoding phosphoadenosine phosphosulfate reductase, producing the protein MTYYSKETSMVNSVQAPTKSTTSLDLDELNQRFESSHPHEILAWCINNFPTGLVQSTAFGASGMVVMDLLYRELKSNPPVPVLFLDTLHHFAETLELVERSKQHYNLDLHIYKNPEASDRQEFAKHYGTALWHSNVEQFHYLTKVEPLKRGLEELNVVAWITGRRRDQSSSRAQMPIFERDNDGRIKVNPLANWTRKETWGYIMQHNVPYNSLHDQGYGSIGDEPLTTPVGAGEHERAGRWRGSAKSECGIHI; encoded by the coding sequence ATGACTTATTACAGTAAAGAAACGAGCATGGTCAACTCAGTACAGGCACCAACCAAATCCACCACCAGTCTCGACTTGGATGAACTGAACCAACGATTTGAGTCATCCCATCCCCACGAGATTCTGGCCTGGTGCATCAATAATTTTCCCACAGGGCTTGTGCAAAGCACGGCATTTGGAGCCAGCGGCATGGTTGTCATGGACCTCCTCTACCGTGAACTCAAATCTAATCCCCCGGTGCCTGTTCTGTTTCTCGACACCTTGCACCACTTTGCAGAAACTCTGGAATTGGTAGAACGCTCTAAGCAACACTACAACTTAGATTTGCATATCTACAAAAACCCAGAAGCCAGCGATCGCCAAGAGTTCGCCAAACATTACGGCACGGCCTTATGGCACAGCAACGTTGAACAATTCCACTATCTCACGAAAGTGGAACCCCTGAAACGCGGCTTGGAAGAACTGAATGTCGTCGCCTGGATCACCGGACGCCGCCGGGACCAATCCAGTTCTCGCGCTCAAATGCCCATCTTTGAACGGGATAACGATGGACGTATCAAAGTCAATCCCTTAGCAAACTGGACCCGCAAAGAAACCTGGGGTTACATCATGCAGCATAATGTCCCTTACAATAGCCTCCATGATCAAGGGTATGGCAGCATTGGTGATGAACCCCTGACAACTCCCGTGGGTGCAGGCGAACATGAACGCGCTGGACGCTGGCGGGGTTCGGCTAAAAGTGAATGCGGTATTCATATCTAA
- the sbcD gene encoding exonuclease subunit SbcD — MIKILHLSDIHIGSGFSHGRINPATGLNTRLEDFVSTLSRCIDRAIAEPVDLVLFGGDAFPDATPPPFVQEAFARQFHRLVEANIPTVLLVGNHDQHSQGQGGASLSIYRTLGVPGFIVGDRVTTHRIETAKGPVQIITLPWITRSTLMTRQQTEGISLSDVNQLLIDRLRVVLEGEVRKLDKTVPTVLLAHLMADRAELGAERFLAVGKGFTIPISLLIRPEFDYVALGHVHRHQNLNPTNNPPVIYPGSIERVDFSEQKEDKGYVMVELERGQVKWEFCPLVVRDFKTIKVDVSEAENPQEQILKAVGKQEIKDAVVRLIYQLRSHQIDLIDNTVIHAALSAAHNYTIQAELVSQLARPRVPELNAGAGIDPLSALQTYLDNREGLEDIKTDLLEAAEGLLAGDEQMWQFSSTAEDGEERKAIDDASVQLKLL; from the coding sequence ATGATTAAAATTCTGCATCTTTCAGATATCCATATCGGCAGTGGGTTTTCCCACGGACGAATCAATCCAGCCACGGGCTTAAACACGCGCTTAGAAGATTTTGTCAGCACCTTGAGTCGCTGTATCGATCGCGCCATTGCAGAACCCGTGGATTTAGTTTTGTTTGGCGGGGATGCCTTTCCCGATGCTACCCCTCCTCCGTTTGTCCAAGAAGCCTTTGCGCGGCAATTTCATCGGTTAGTCGAAGCAAATATCCCCACAGTTTTGCTCGTCGGCAACCATGATCAACATTCCCAAGGACAAGGGGGAGCAAGTTTATCCATTTATCGCACTTTGGGAGTCCCGGGTTTTATCGTCGGCGATCGCGTCACCACTCATCGCATAGAAACTGCCAAGGGTCCGGTGCAAATCATTACGTTACCTTGGATTACTCGTTCCACGTTAATGACGCGACAGCAAACCGAGGGGATTTCTCTCTCGGATGTGAATCAGCTATTAATTGACCGTTTGCGGGTCGTCCTAGAAGGGGAAGTCCGCAAACTGGACAAAACCGTGCCAACAGTCCTACTGGCGCATTTGATGGCCGATCGCGCCGAATTAGGGGCGGAACGGTTTTTGGCAGTCGGCAAGGGGTTTACCATTCCGATATCCCTGTTAATTCGCCCCGAGTTTGATTATGTAGCATTGGGTCATGTTCACCGCCACCAGAACCTGAATCCCACGAACAATCCGCCAGTGATTTATCCCGGGAGTATTGAACGGGTAGATTTCAGTGAACAGAAGGAAGATAAAGGCTATGTGATGGTGGAGTTAGAACGGGGACAGGTGAAGTGGGAATTTTGCCCGTTGGTTGTGAGAGATTTTAAGACGATTAAGGTGGATGTATCGGAGGCGGAGAATCCTCAAGAGCAGATTTTAAAGGCAGTCGGTAAACAGGAGATTAAGGATGCAGTGGTGAGACTGATTTATCAATTGCGATCGCACCAAATTGATTTAATCGATAACACCGTTATTCATGCAGCCTTAAGCGCCGCACATAACTACACCATCCAAGCCGAACTCGTCAGCCAACTCGCCCGACCCCGAGTTCCCGAATTGAATGCGGGCGCTGGAATTGACCCGTTAAGTGCCTTACAAACCTATTTAGATAATCGAGAAGGATTAGAGGATATCAAAACCGATTTGCTAGAAGCGGCAGAGGGTTTATTGGCGGGAGATGAGCAGATGTGGCAATTTTCCTCAACGGCTGAAGATGGGGAAGAGAGGAAGGCGATCGATGATGCCTCAGTGCAACTGAAATTACTTTGA